A portion of the Acidisarcina polymorpha genome contains these proteins:
- a CDS encoding CsgG/HfaB family protein: MRKVGSVVLSLYLLITLTLLPAAAQKRKVTVMDFGYGTVKKDVAAIFGTDQDIGKGIADQLITQLLNQGDYRLIERSHLDKIIAEQNLSNSDRADPATAAKIGGVLGVDAIIIGDVTTFGNDDKHTNVSGNGNTGWLGKAAAGGLGVNKSKAVVEITARIIDVNTSEILASVTGRGEAQKKGLSLGGGGSNGWWNGGGGGGGQVDFGSSNFQETIIGQAVKAAVTEVATNLDTKAASLPPPTEKPMPQAPPLDGQVADASSSDIIVNVGSKNGVKVGDTLAIKRVDRVINDPVTGKPLRAIETLVGTLTISSVDPDSAVGKFSGTGAPKVGDHVKRQASN; the protein is encoded by the coding sequence ATGCGCAAAGTTGGTTCTGTTGTTCTTTCACTTTACCTCCTGATTACGCTGACCCTGCTGCCTGCAGCCGCGCAGAAACGCAAGGTAACGGTGATGGATTTTGGCTATGGGACGGTCAAGAAGGATGTCGCTGCCATCTTCGGGACTGATCAGGACATCGGCAAGGGTATTGCCGATCAATTAATCACTCAACTTCTGAATCAAGGCGATTACCGGCTTATCGAACGCAGCCACCTAGATAAGATCATCGCCGAGCAGAACCTCTCCAACAGCGATCGTGCAGACCCGGCGACGGCAGCCAAGATTGGCGGAGTGCTGGGTGTCGATGCGATCATCATTGGCGATGTCACGACCTTTGGCAATGACGACAAGCACACCAACGTAAGCGGCAACGGCAACACGGGCTGGTTGGGCAAAGCCGCGGCCGGTGGTCTTGGCGTCAATAAGAGCAAGGCAGTGGTCGAAATCACAGCGCGCATCATCGACGTGAATACCAGTGAAATTCTAGCCTCGGTTACCGGTCGCGGCGAAGCACAGAAAAAAGGGCTGTCGCTTGGCGGCGGCGGCTCGAACGGTTGGTGGAACGGCGGCGGTGGTGGTGGTGGCCAAGTCGATTTTGGCAGCTCCAATTTCCAGGAAACAATTATCGGCCAGGCAGTAAAAGCGGCCGTCACCGAGGTTGCGACGAACCTCGATACAAAGGCCGCCAGCCTGCCTCCGCCGACAGAGAAGCCGATGCCGCAAGCGCCTCCCCTCGACGGCCAGGTGGCCGACGCTTCGAGTTCGGACATCATCGTCAATGTTGGATCGAAGAATGGCGTCAAAGTGGGAGATACCCTGGCCATCAAGCGCGTCGACCGCGTGATCAACGATCCAGTCACGGGCAAGCCATTGCGGGCGATCGAGACCTTGGTTGGCACCCTTACCATTTCCAGCGTCGATCCCGATTCGGCTGTAGGCAAGTTTTCGGGAACAGGAGCGCCTAAAGTGGGCGACCATGTGAAGCGGCAAGCCAGCAACTAA
- a CDS encoding outer membrane protein, with translation MEASKFVRHGKRLGRKARLLFFPLFLICPLFLSAQVMLAQTDPAPAPSQQPADASPAPPAQAQQPAVAPPAPPAQTPEERARIIRDAQARINARRQARIQQIIRETYGAKFEGYFGGGYLRFHPGDTKQHINEADWNIGITDYLRPRLGVTADFRGYYGTAYIGNNPYAVFEPGISQYSILFGPQYRVYERPKWAATIQALAGFGHGNFDTGTGGLPASLIGLYNDGTVFSFSVGAPLDYNLSPSLALRLTPLYLFTNYGSSVQNNLGFNAGVVYRWGKQ, from the coding sequence GTGGAAGCTTCAAAGTTCGTTCGTCATGGCAAGCGCCTGGGCCGTAAGGCGCGCCTCCTGTTTTTCCCCCTTTTTCTGATCTGCCCGTTGTTCCTCAGTGCGCAGGTGATGCTCGCGCAGACCGATCCCGCCCCCGCGCCCTCGCAACAACCGGCGGACGCTTCCCCGGCGCCACCCGCGCAGGCGCAACAACCGGCAGTCGCTCCCCCAGCGCCACCCGCGCAGACTCCCGAAGAGCGGGCGCGAATCATTCGGGACGCTCAGGCGAGGATCAATGCCAGGCGTCAGGCGAGAATCCAGCAGATTATTCGCGAAACTTACGGGGCGAAATTCGAAGGGTATTTTGGCGGCGGGTATCTACGCTTTCATCCCGGTGACACCAAGCAGCATATCAATGAAGCAGATTGGAACATTGGCATTACCGATTACCTCCGGCCTCGGCTTGGGGTTACGGCCGACTTTCGCGGCTACTACGGTACGGCCTACATCGGAAACAATCCTTATGCTGTTTTCGAGCCAGGCATCAGCCAGTACTCGATTCTTTTTGGGCCCCAATACCGCGTTTATGAACGACCCAAATGGGCAGCGACTATTCAAGCGCTTGCAGGCTTTGGACATGGGAACTTCGACACGGGCACAGGCGGACTACCGGCTTCCTTAATCGGTCTTTACAACGACGGGACAGTCTTCAGCTTCAGCGTTGGTGCACCGCTTGATTACAATCTGAGTCCTTCGCTCGCGCTTCGGCTGACTCCGCTTTATCTCTTCACCAACTATGGCAGCAGCGTGCAGAACAATCTTGGCTTCAACGCCGGTGTCGTCTACCGCTGGGGTAAACAGTAG
- a CDS encoding c-type cytochrome yields MKGFLIGLIVGLLLVPIGAVFYFHFGHPPVAVADPSFPMEQQVVHVPLNARIDAEAPKNAPIEPSPVNLQAGALIYRQQCAACHGLYPTASSFGGSMYPDAPQLWSPHGHGVVGVSDDPPGETFWKVDNGIRLTGMPSFRKILNPTQEWQVSLLLANADKPLPSDTLYLLQQPLYAQVTPPSSGSASATPAATTEGAK; encoded by the coding sequence ATGAAGGGATTTTTGATCGGGCTGATCGTCGGACTGCTGCTGGTTCCCATTGGAGCGGTGTTCTATTTTCATTTTGGACATCCCCCAGTTGCGGTCGCCGACCCGTCCTTCCCGATGGAACAACAGGTAGTCCACGTTCCTCTCAATGCCAGGATCGACGCCGAGGCCCCCAAAAACGCCCCCATCGAACCAAGTCCGGTCAATCTGCAGGCCGGGGCCCTGATTTATCGCCAGCAGTGTGCCGCCTGCCACGGCCTCTATCCGACCGCATCCTCATTCGGGGGGAGCATGTATCCCGATGCCCCTCAACTATGGAGCCCGCATGGGCACGGCGTCGTCGGGGTCAGCGACGACCCGCCCGGCGAGACATTTTGGAAAGTCGACAACGGGATTCGGCTCACCGGTATGCCGTCCTTCCGTAAGATCCTCAATCCCACACAGGAGTGGCAGGTCTCGCTCTTGCTAGCCAATGCCGATAAACCCCTACCGTCGGACACGCTGTATCTCCTCCAGCAACCGCTCTATGCGCAAGTCACGCCACCCTCCAGCGGTTCAGCATCGGCCACACCGGCGGCAACCACTGAAGGCGCGAAATAA
- a CDS encoding DUF481 domain-containing protein translates to MNLQTFHRTSIFRRFGQTMVLLMVAPLATSRGFAADPPAPPAAGTDVLVFNNGDQLTGKLLRSMAGSVVFHSDMAGDVTVPWDKVKELRTPQQFAVLEKGVKPSRKTPDALVPQGTLTIADQSVQVHTDSGGTTPAIPVKNIDFLIDDATFQSKIKTEPGFFHGWNGTGTFGATIVQATQNTYTFNGAINLVRAIPDVSWLTPRNKTTADFSASYGKITDPSYIQPATVGPPPTPATFVPENTVKTSIYHADAERDEYVSDRVYYLGAVAFDHNFSQSLDLQQIYGGGVGWTIIKQPQQTLDLKALVQYERQSFINALPGEDQNLIGSTFSAAYVRHLPKGLLFSQQVAYIPAWNNLHAYSVNELNTFSIPAYKRLSVTLGTLDSYLNNPAIALPPTKRNSFQFTAGVTYAFK, encoded by the coding sequence ATGAACTTACAAACCTTTCACCGCACCTCGATCTTCCGCCGATTTGGACAGACGATGGTCCTTTTGATGGTCGCGCCGCTCGCGACCTCGCGCGGCTTTGCGGCCGATCCGCCTGCGCCACCGGCTGCCGGCACAGACGTGCTTGTCTTCAACAACGGCGATCAACTGACCGGTAAGCTGCTCCGCTCGATGGCCGGTTCAGTGGTCTTTCACAGCGACATGGCAGGAGACGTAACGGTCCCCTGGGACAAGGTGAAGGAGCTTCGAACCCCGCAACAATTTGCGGTGCTTGAGAAGGGGGTTAAGCCAAGCCGGAAGACCCCGGACGCGCTGGTTCCTCAGGGGACCCTCACGATCGCCGACCAGAGTGTTCAGGTACACACCGACTCGGGTGGAACGACGCCTGCAATTCCAGTCAAGAACATCGATTTCTTAATTGATGACGCGACTTTCCAGAGCAAGATCAAGACCGAGCCTGGGTTCTTTCATGGGTGGAATGGCACCGGCACATTCGGCGCGACAATCGTCCAGGCAACGCAGAATACCTACACTTTCAACGGCGCCATCAACCTTGTTCGGGCAATTCCCGACGTGTCGTGGTTGACCCCGCGCAACAAGACGACAGCGGACTTCAGCGCTTCTTACGGAAAGATCACCGACCCGTCCTATATACAGCCAGCGACCGTCGGGCCGCCGCCAACCCCAGCGACCTTCGTTCCTGAGAATACGGTAAAAACATCGATCTACCACGCCGACGCAGAACGCGACGAGTACGTTAGCGACCGCGTCTACTATCTGGGAGCGGTGGCCTTCGACCACAATTTCTCTCAAAGTCTCGACTTGCAGCAGATCTATGGCGGCGGCGTTGGTTGGACGATCATCAAGCAGCCGCAGCAGACGCTCGATCTGAAAGCGCTTGTGCAGTACGAGCGGCAGAGCTTTATCAACGCACTGCCGGGAGAGGATCAGAACCTGATCGGTTCCACCTTCTCCGCCGCTTACGTACGTCATTTGCCGAAAGGGCTGCTCTTTTCGCAACAGGTAGCATATATCCCGGCATGGAACAATCTGCATGCCTATTCGGTGAACGAACTCAACACATTCTCGATTCCAGCCTACAAGCGTCTGAGCGTGACACTAGGCACGCTTGATTCCTACCTCAACAACCCGGCAATTGCGCTTCCTCCGACAAAGCGCAACTCGTTCCAGTTCACGGCTGGGGTAACCTACGCCTTCAAATAG